One Corynebacterium aurimucosum genomic window, CACGGGCGGCGGGAGCCCGCCTCGGGCGCCGGCCACCGGAGTGTGGTGGGGTCACACGTCACCTTTCTGTCTGCAGCGAGGGTAGGTAAGTAAACAGCTGAATGTCTTGCCCCACGCTTGGCGCGGGGTAGAGACAGTCTCATCCCGAATTGTGCCCTATTATCGCCGCCTGCCCACGCAGGCACGCGCGAAGCGGGAGGGGGATTCTATCCCCGCGCCGCATAGGGAGCCTGGGCCGGAATATCCGGCAGCTCAACGCTCGCCTCCCCTGGCTGGCCGCCTTCGGGGCTATCCTCCGAATGCGCGTCCGTGGTAGCGGCACCTCCGCCTTCGCGGTTGCGCTCGCTGAGCGTCGGGCGGGCGTTGAGGTTGTCGGACATGTTGGCCGTCGCATTCGGGTCACTGGAAGCCTGCCCCGGGCGGACCGGCTCACCGTTGACATCGATGACTGATTCCATATCCGGGGTTGCCTCGCGCTTGTGCTCGATGTTGCCGTCTGCGCCAACCTCCACAACGCCCGGCTGGACCGGAATGCCCATCTTGGCTTCGTGGGCGCGGCGAGCGACATCCGAGGCCGAACGAACGTTTTCCAAGTCTCGGTTCAGGGTTTCCAGCTGGTTATCCAGCGTGGATTCTTGGGCGGTGAGCTCCTGAATCTTGAAGGTCTGGGACGTAGACAAGCCCGACAGCCACATGGCTGCGGCCACACCCGTAATCAGCAGAGCAATGGCGGTGAAGGACAGGCGCGCGAAGAGGCCGTTAACCCGCGTGGGCTGTGCGACACGACGCCCACGATTGCTTACGACCTGCTTCGAGCCAAGGCGGCTTCCCCGCAGGCCGGAGCCAACGCGGCGAGTAGGAACGGTGCCGCGGTGCGGGGTGCGGCTCGGCAGCGGGGTGGTACGACGCCCCCGTTCAAGCAGCGCGGTTCCCTGGCCCGTGGCATCGGCTCCAGTGGTGAAATCGCGGCTTGCGCCCATGGTGTGGGTCCTCTCGTGGTCGCGGCGGTGCGTTGCCTGTGCGGTACGGTCTCTCAGCGTCATGGCCTACCTCCCGGTTCATGAAAAGACGGTGTCCCCTCAAGGCGTTCGAGCGCGCGTACACGGACGGATGCCGCACGCGGGTTCTCCGCAATCTCTTCCTGGCTCGCCTTCTCCGCACCACGCGTCACCACGGAATAATGCGCCGCGGTTCCGGGCAAATCCATGGGCAGGCCCGCTGGAGTGGTCGAGGTGCTGAGCTTGGTGAAAGCATGCTTGACAATGCGATCTTCGAGCGACTGGTAGCTCATAAACACCGCACGTCCGCCAATGGACAAGGCATCCGTAATCACAGGGATAACCTGCTCAATAGCCTCAAGCTCACGGTTGACCTCAACGCGCAGCGCCTGAAAGGTTCGCTTCGCCGGGTGGCCACCAGTGCGGCGCGTTGCTGCGGGGATGGTGGCGTACAACAAGTCGACTAAGCGCGCGGAGTTGCTAAAAGGCTCCTTTTCCCTTTCCCGCAGAACCGCGGATGCGATTTTGCCGGCGAAACGCTCATCGCCATAGGTCTTTAAGATGCGAGCCAAGTCGCCGTGACTATAAGTATTGAGAATGTCGGCGGCGGTCGTTCCCTGGCGAGGGTCCATGCGCATATCCAGCGGGGCGTCAGTCTTGTACGCAAAACCGCGATCGACCTGATCCAGCTGCATGGAGGACACACCCAGATCAAATAGCGCCCCGGCTATGCCATGCTCCCGCGCGATGGAAAAGATCTCGTCTTCCCCATCCGCGATAGCACTGCCCACCTCATCGAAACGCGCGTTGACACCCACGAAACGGTCGGCGAAGGGGCGGAGACGTCGAGAAGCACTGCTCAACGAAGCAGAGTCACGGTCCACGCCAATGATGCGCACGGAGGGAAAGGCGGTGAGAAAATATTCGCTGTGACCACCCGCGCCCAAGGTACCGTCAACGATGACGGCATTCTCCCCTGCCGCCTCGACAGCTGGGGCAAGCAACTGGGCCATGCGAGCACGCATGACGGGGACATGGCCGTGGTTCTCGCTCACGTCGTAGTTTATGGTGCCGTCGTGCTCCACAGTTGCTGTCCCCCTTTCCGTTCAGGCGCTTAATGCTGCGGTCTGATGTTCTCGATAAAAAGCGAGTGCGTATAGGGCCCTGTCCGAGGAAGGGTTCTGATGTCGGGGAAGTACACCAGCTCATCCTCCTCGGGCAGAGTCCGTACACGCACTCTTGGTGTGCCGGGGAAGCTTTAGAGCAGCCCAGCAAGTACGTCATCGGCGTCTGCCGCCGAGTAAGCGTCTTCAGTTTGCGCCTGGTATTCAGCCCACGCGGCTGCATCCCAGATTTCAAGGAAGTCGACCGACCCCACGACCACGCATTCCTTTGTCAGGTTTGCGTACTCACGGTGGCCTGCTGACAGCGTGATACGCCCGTGCCCATCGGGGCGCTGCTCGTCCGCACTCGCTGCCAAGTTACGGATGAACGCACGCGCGTCCGGGTTGGTGCGTGACACAGCCGCCGCCTTCCTAGCTCGTGCCGCGAATTCCTCCCGCGGGTATACCGCAAGCGAATGGTCCTGACCCTTGGTGACCATGAGGCCACCGGCCAGTTCTTCACGAAACTTCGCTGGAAGCGTGAGCCGACCTTTGTCATCGAGCTTGGGAGTGTAGGTACCGAGAAACATCCCCGGGTCCACCTTCCTGCCACTCGAAAACTCCGGATTCCTCTCGCGACAAGAGAACAACTCTCCTCCGCTGCGCCCCACTCTACCCCACTTTCCCCCACCGCCCACACCTTTAACTCCCCTCTTCCCCGCGTGTCACGGAAAACATGCAGCTAGACGGGAGTTTTTTCGGTGGGAAGTTTTCCCAGCACACTCTTGACACACCCCCTAAGTGCGCACTTCACACGCTTATTCACACCTGCATCTTTCACCCCTTTAGGGAGATTTCTCCCCCACATTCACACGATCCTGCGGTTTATACGCGCATTACCCCGCAGCCAAGCACCTCACACTCCACCGCCTCACCGGCCTACACGGGGCCAGTGGGGGAAAGTGGGGAATTTAGGGAAACTGCCCAGGAAGCCGTTTCTCGCGACAGCATTTTTAGAAACGCCACGTTCCTATGTTAGAAACACATTGTTGCTATCTCACATTTGACGGGGATGGCATTCCAACAGATTCCCACCCACTAGGAAGATCCACCATGTATCTAGCTTGGCGCGAGATGCTCTTCGCGCGTACCCGCTTCCTCCTCATGGGCGTTGTCCTCGCCCTGATGTCCATGCTCGTCGTCATCATCTCCGGCCTCACCGCAGGTTTGGTCAACGACGGAGTCTCCGGACTGAAGGCCATGGACAGCGACGTCGTCGCCTTCGCCGACGGCACCCAAAAGGACTCCGCCTTCACCCGCTCCGTAATTGATGCCTCCGCAGCCGAATCCTTCGCCCACCTCGATGGCGTAGACCAGGCCGCCCCTTTGGGCCTGACCATTGCCAATGCCCATAACCACGAGGGCACGGCAGTGGATTTGACCCTCTTGGGAGTAAAACCCGATTCCTTCCTCGCTCCAGCTGGGCTCCCCGCCATCGACACCATGCGGGTCGACGGCCAACCCAGCAATACCAAGCACGACATCATCGTCTCCTCCACCCTGCAGGATGAGGGCATCGAAGTCGGTGACACGATCACCCTTGACCGCCTGGATATCCCTCTCAATGTCATCGGCTTTAGCGATAACCAGCGCACCTTCGGTCACGTGGACGTGGCCTACCTGCCTTTGGATATCTGGCAGGAGATCCATGCCGGCGGGCGCCACGGTGAAGCCGTCAACCCGGACGCCTATGAAGAGGCTTCCGTTATCGTCGCCCGCACTACAGACAAACCCGACACCGAAGCCCTCACAGAGCAGTCCGGACTCGATGTGCGCACCCTCAAGGAAAGCTTCGACTCCTCCCCCGGCTACACCGCTGAGATGATGACCCTGTCCATGATTACGTGGTTCCTCTACGTCATCGCCGCGCTCGTCACTGGTGCTTTCTTCCTCGTCTGGACCATCCAGCGGGCAGGCAATATCGCCACTCTTCGCGCGATGGGCGCCACCAAGGGCTTCCTGTTGCGCGATAGCCTCGGCCAAGCTGTAGTCATCCTTGTCTTGTCCATCCTGGCGGGCGCGCTGGTGGCCGTCGGCTTAGGCAGCCTCTTGGAGCAGACCGCGATGCCTTATGCCACCGAATTCAGCTCTGTCATCAGTGGCGGCCTCATCCTCTTCGTCGCTGGATTGCTCGGTGCCTTCATCGCCGTCGTCCGCGTTACCCGAACCAACCCCCTCGCTGCCCTAGGAGAAAACCGATGAGCCCAGCTTTAGAACTACACGACGTCACCATCAGCTACACCGATGGCGACTCGCAAGTTAAGGCACTCGATTCCGTCAATCTCAGCATCGATCCCGGTGAATTCGTAGCCGTGGTTGGCCCATCCGGCTCTGGAAAGTCCACACTGCTCGCCGTTGCGGGCGCGCTGACAACACCCGATTCCGGCAAGGTCCTAGTCGCAGGTGAAGATATCGTGCCGCTGAGCGGCACCCAACTGGCCGAGATTCGTCGCAACCACATCGGCTTCGTCTTCCAGTCCACAGGTAACCTTCCCTCCGCGCTGACCGCGGAGGAACAAATCGAGCTGGCCACCAAGGTCATCGGCAAGACTGGGCGCTACTCCAGCGCTGAGCTGCTCGACAAGGTCGGTATGAAGCATCGGGCGAAGCACCGTCCAGGAAGCTTGTCCGGCGGTGAGCGCCAGCGTGTCGGCATCGCCCGCGCGCTCGTGGGCGATCCCCAAGTGCTGCTTGTCGACGAACCCACTGCCGCCCTTGATCGCGCACGCTCCCAAGAGATCGTGGCGCTGTTGGCAAAAGAATGCCACGACTTTAACGTCGCTGGCATTATGGTCACTCACGACTATGAAGTCCTTGAGCACTGCGACAAGGTCTATGAGATGGTCGACGGCCGCTTGACGCCTGCCTCAGCCCCAGCGTCAGAGTAGAAAAAGAATGCGCAGCTTAACGTAGAATTACGCGCATGCCGAAGATCACTGAAACGACAGTAGCCGAGCACCGCGCCGTCCAGCACCGCGCGGTGCTGGAGGCTGCCGAAAGGTTGATCATCAACAACCGTGGTGCGGTACCGACCTTGGCCGAGGTAGCTGCGGAGGTTGGGCTTGCTCGCCCCAGTGTCTATCGATATGTGTCTTCTCAACACGATTTACTGGTGCAGCTTCTCATCCAGGCCACACAGTTGTGGAATGAACAGCTCGAGGCCGCCATGAAGGTGGCTCCCCCTGAACCCACGAAACGCCTCCGCGCCTATGTGGACGCCACACTCGAGCTCTTTGTTCATGGGGCCCACGGTCATTTGATGACTGCCGCTCAACACTTCCCCCGAGCTTTTGCTGACGAGGAAGTGCAACGCTCTCATGACGGCTTCGCCTCCATCGTTGATGCGTTCTGTCCCGGTATTTCCGCGGTAGACATTTCGCTGCTCAACGCAGCCATCCTTCGGGCTTCGGAGCTAGCGGAGCGCTCTCCGGAGCAGCTCGATAGCGCGACACAGACTCTCTATGCAATGGCCGATGCCATTGTGCCCCACCCTCCTCCGCGGATGAGAGCAGACCAGGACAGATAAAACCGACTAAGAACAGCTAAGAGCAAAGCAGCCCTCCGCGAATTAACGCGGAGGGCTGCGGGGCGAGAGTACAGCTATCTATACAACGCCCATGAGCGCCTTATTTGGGGCCTAGCGTTCTTCAAAGCGACGGCGGAAATTGTCTTCCAGGCGGTTTCCAACGCCGCTGCCGCCCTTCTTGGATTGCTTGTTGTGCCCGCGCGCAGGGGCATGCGTGCCGACTGCAACCAGAGAATCTTCAGACTTTCCGCGCAGCATCCAGACACCGGAGCCGAACATAACGAGGAAGCCAAGGACGGAGAGGCTGACAAACCACAGAGATTGCTGAGCCAACGCGATACCGCCCACCATCATGCAGAGACCAACAACAATCAAGGCCACTCCGCGGAGGGTGATGGCACCCGAGTTTCCGCCGAAAGATGTTTCACCGGACACAGACGCGCCAAAATCAGGATCATTGGCCAGCAACGACTGTTCAATTTCACGCAGCGCTTGCTGTTCGTGCTCAGAAAGGGCCACAGCGTCCTCCGTAATGGGTTGGGGTTTAGGTAGTAATACTGGGAATGTGGGTTACTACCTCTATAACGTCAAGGATAGCGAGATAGTTCCCACAAAGACAGTCCATAATTTGGCCGCACTACCCCCTCACGGCCTATGACCCCGGCCCCAGTCTTAGGCCGCCATTACCCCGAAGCCCAGCTCGGACTCAGTCGCATCCACATAACGTGCGGCAAGCGCTAAGTACTGATAAACCGAATCCGGCTCAGGGACCGGATCTAGCCCAGAGGCCACACGTGAGCGCACACGGGAGTACTCCTTAAACTCCTCTGCCCACTGCGCATCAGCCAGGCCAATGAGAGCCACCTGCTCCCAGGCGGAAGTAGGCAAGCGCCGGCGGCGCGACACCGTGGACGCCGCCACGCGTGCCCCGGCTGCACGTAGCGAGGCGCGGTAAGCCATTTCCAATGCATCCGCAAAGCTTCCCTCCGCTGCGCTTCTCCGCGCATCCGCTAAGAGGTCTAGTGCTTGGTTCACAAAACGGTCTCGCTGCACCCGCTGCATAGCCTCACGGTTCCGGCTGCGGGCCGCCGCTGTTGCTGAGATTACCTGTGCCATGTCCTCTCCCCCTTGGGCTTCTTCCTCAGTTTGTCGATAAAGACTGTGCCGTTGATGCTGTTGATTGTCTGCTGTTGTTCGTTGTTGCGATTCACCTTAAAACCACCTTCCTACATCCACCTCCAATTTTAGATCACGTGTTCGAATTAAACAATGGTTTTAAAGCATCATTTCGAATGTTTTCGAACACGCACACCACGACGCTTGATGGAAGTTTCCCCGAGTGCTTTCACATACCGCGAGAATCTGTTGTTATTAGACATGTGAGTTACACGCTGCGCCGCTTAAGCCCCCAAGAGTTCGCCATTGCCCTCCCGCACTTGGTAGATATCTACATTGCAGCGATGGACTACAACCCCTCGGTGCGCGAGGGGTCCATCTCACGATGGCGCGCAGATCTCATACGCCCAGGGTTTTCCTGCGTTGTGGCCACCGATGAATATGGCATCGCCGGCTTTGCCTACGGCTTCCTAGGCACCCCCGATACCTGGTGGGATAAACAGCTCCGCCGTGCACTCGCCGCCTGCGGCGGCCCTACCCCAGAGCAAGAAGAGATTCTCCACAATTACTTCGAGCTGGCAGAAATCCACGTGCTCCCCGCGAAACAAGGCCACGGCCTGGGCCGCGCACTACTAGAAGCCTTAGCCTGGAATCTTCCCGCTCGCTATATTTTGCTCTCCACACCAGAAGTTCCTCATGAAGCCAACTCCGCCTTTGGGCTCTACCGCAAGATGGGCTTTGGCGATTTCCTGCGCGACCTCCATTACCCCGCTGATTCCCGCCCCTTCGCAATCCTGCAATCTACTGTGCCGCTCGCGCCAACCGACACCACTTAACCTGGCGCCTTAGCCCTGAACCTGCCCAGGTAAAGTGGCAAGCGTGACTACACCGCAGATACCTTCCTTGGACGAAATTCCCGCAGCCGTACGCGAGGAGCTCGCGCTTTTTCTAGACCGCCAGCGTGATGCCATCGCATCCATCGGCGCTCCGGTAACCAACGCGATTTCCTATTTGGAATCCTTCGTGCTGGATGGCGGCAAGCGCATCCGTCCCCTCTACGCATGGGCAGGTTTTATCGGCGCACGCGGGCTGGAAGGGTCGGAGTCCCCGCAGGCCATGCTCCGCGCAGCCACATCCTTGGAGTTCATCCAAGCCTGCGCCCTGATCCACGATGACATCGTGGATGCCTCCGATACTCGGCGCGGTAACCCAACCGTTCACCGTGGCGTAGCAGCCCGCCATCGCGAACTCGGCTTCCACGGCGATGCTGATTTCTTCGGCCAGTCCCTTGCCATCCTCGTGGGTGACATGGCTCTGGTCTGGGCGGAAGACATGCTCCAAGACTCCGGCCTGAGCCCTGAGGCACTCGCGCGTGCCCGCGCCCCTTGGCGCGCTATGCGCCGCGAGGTAATCGGCGGGCAGATGCTGGATATCTGCCTCGAAGCGGAAGGTTCTGAGGACGCCACGTTGGCTGATTCCGTCAACCGTTTCAAGACCGCCGCCTACACCATTGAGCGCCCCCTGCACTTGGGCGCAGCCATAGCCGGCGCCCCCGAAAAGCTCGTCGCTGCTTTCCGCGGCTACGGCCAAGACATCGGGGTCGCCTTCCAGCTGCGCGATGATTTGTTGGGGGTCTTCGGTGACCCCGCCGTGACCGGCAAGCCGGCCGGTGATGATTTGCGCGAGGGCAAGCGCACAGTCCTCTTGTCCTTGGCACTGCAGCGCGCGGATGCCTCCGATCCTGCCGCGGCTGCGGAATTGCGTCGCCTCATCGGTCAGACAGAGGATCCCGCAGAGATTGCCCGCATGGCGCAGATCATTGCGGATTCGGGTGCACCGGATGTCGTCGAGCAGCGCATCAACGATCTCACGCGCTCGGGCCTTGACCACCTTCACAATGCTCAGGTTTCCCCCGAGGTTACGAAGACTCTGGAAGAGCTGGCTCACAAGTCCACGGCCCGCCGAATGTAGCATGGCTCGTCCCACAACCACGCGCGTGCCCCTGCGCATTCCCCATCCCCTGCCTTTGGGCATCATCGCCGCTGTCGTGCTGGCGCTTGCCTCTTTCTCCGGTGGCGCTACCCGCAATCGCGGTGGATTCCTTGAGGCGCTCAATATCGGCTTTCTGGCTTATGGCCATGGCCGCAACATCGGCATGGTCCTCTATTGGGTTGGCCTTTTCGGTTTGGTTGCCGCATGGGTTTTAGCCGGCCGCTACTTCATTGCCCCGCAGTTGAAGAACCCACAACCAGACGGCGCGCTGTCCGATATTCGTCGGATGCTGCTGTGCTGGGTTGCCCCTTTGTTGTGTGCGGCACCGCTGGCTTCTCGCGATGTGTATTCCTATCTCATGCAAGGTGCGATGGTGCGTGATGGCTTCGACCCTTATGTCGAAGGCGCGGCGGTGAACCCTGGTCCCTTCCTCTTGGAGGTCTCCCACGACTGGCGCAACACCACCACCCCTTATGGCCCCTTGCATCTGTGGATGGGCAATGGTGTAACCCACCTGGTAGGAGAAAACGTCGCCGCGGGCATCATCGTTTACAAGGCAATTTCGGTCCTGGGTTTTGCAGCTATCGCCTGGTCAATTCCACGGCTAGCCCGAAGCATCGGAGGCGATCCTGCCCTCGCGCTCTGGTTGGGCGTGGCGAATCCAGTGATGCTCTTGCACCTCATCGGTGGAATGCACAACGAATCAGT contains:
- a CDS encoding ABC transporter ATP-binding protein, with translation MSPALELHDVTISYTDGDSQVKALDSVNLSIDPGEFVAVVGPSGSGKSTLLAVAGALTTPDSGKVLVAGEDIVPLSGTQLAEIRRNHIGFVFQSTGNLPSALTAEEQIELATKVIGKTGRYSSAELLDKVGMKHRAKHRPGSLSGGERQRVGIARALVGDPQVLLVDEPTAALDRARSQEIVALLAKECHDFNVAGIMVTHDYEVLEHCDKVYEMVDGRLTPASAPASE
- a CDS encoding TetR/AcrR family transcriptional regulator; the protein is MPKITETTVAEHRAVQHRAVLEAAERLIINNRGAVPTLAEVAAEVGLARPSVYRYVSSQHDLLVQLLIQATQLWNEQLEAAMKVAPPEPTKRLRAYVDATLELFVHGAHGHLMTAAQHFPRAFADEEVQRSHDGFASIVDAFCPGISAVDISLLNAAILRASELAERSPEQLDSATQTLYAMADAIVPHPPPRMRADQDR
- the rsmH gene encoding 16S rRNA (cytosine(1402)-N(4))-methyltransferase RsmH — encoded protein: MEHDGTINYDVSENHGHVPVMRARMAQLLAPAVEAAGENAVIVDGTLGAGGHSEYFLTAFPSVRIIGVDRDSASLSSASRRLRPFADRFVGVNARFDEVGSAIADGEDEIFSIAREHGIAGALFDLGVSSMQLDQVDRGFAYKTDAPLDMRMDPRQGTTAADILNTYSHGDLARILKTYGDERFAGKIASAVLREREKEPFSNSARLVDLLYATIPAATRRTGGHPAKRTFQALRVEVNRELEAIEQVIPVITDALSIGGRAVFMSYQSLEDRIVKHAFTKLSTSTTPAGLPMDLPGTAAHYSVVTRGAEKASQEEIAENPRAASVRVRALERLEGTPSFHEPGGRP
- a CDS encoding SAV_6107 family HEPN domain-containing protein, coding for MAQVISATAAARSRNREAMQRVQRDRFVNQALDLLADARRSAAEGSFADALEMAYRASLRAAGARVAASTVSRRRRLPTSAWEQVALIGLADAQWAEEFKEYSRVRSRVASGLDPVPEPDSVYQYLALAARYVDATESELGFGVMAA
- the mraZ gene encoding division/cell wall cluster transcriptional repressor MraZ: MFLGTYTPKLDDKGRLTLPAKFREELAGGLMVTKGQDHSLAVYPREEFAARARKAAAVSRTNPDARAFIRNLAASADEQRPDGHGRITLSAGHREYANLTKECVVVGSVDFLEIWDAAAWAEYQAQTEDAYSAADADDVLAGLL
- a CDS encoding GNAT family N-acetyltransferase, yielding MSYTLRRLSPQEFAIALPHLVDIYIAAMDYNPSVREGSISRWRADLIRPGFSCVVATDEYGIAGFAYGFLGTPDTWWDKQLRRALAACGGPTPEQEEILHNYFELAEIHVLPAKQGHGLGRALLEALAWNLPARYILLSTPEVPHEANSAFGLYRKMGFGDFLRDLHYPADSRPFAILQSTVPLAPTDTT
- a CDS encoding DUF3040 domain-containing protein, with the translated sequence MALSEHEQQALREIEQSLLANDPDFGASVSGETSFGGNSGAITLRGVALIVVGLCMMVGGIALAQQSLWFVSLSVLGFLVMFGSGVWMLRGKSEDSLVAVGTHAPARGHNKQSKKGGSGVGNRLEDNFRRRFEER
- a CDS encoding ABC transporter permease; the encoded protein is MYLAWREMLFARTRFLLMGVVLALMSMLVVIISGLTAGLVNDGVSGLKAMDSDVVAFADGTQKDSAFTRSVIDASAAESFAHLDGVDQAAPLGLTIANAHNHEGTAVDLTLLGVKPDSFLAPAGLPAIDTMRVDGQPSNTKHDIIVSSTLQDEGIEVGDTITLDRLDIPLNVIGFSDNQRTFGHVDVAYLPLDIWQEIHAGGRHGEAVNPDAYEEASVIVARTTDKPDTEALTEQSGLDVRTLKESFDSSPGYTAEMMTLSMITWFLYVIAALVTGAFFLVWTIQRAGNIATLRAMGATKGFLLRDSLGQAVVILVLSILAGALVAVGLGSLLEQTAMPYATEFSSVISGGLILFVAGLLGAFIAVVRVTRTNPLAALGENR
- a CDS encoding polyprenyl synthetase family protein codes for the protein MTTPQIPSLDEIPAAVREELALFLDRQRDAIASIGAPVTNAISYLESFVLDGGKRIRPLYAWAGFIGARGLEGSESPQAMLRAATSLEFIQACALIHDDIVDASDTRRGNPTVHRGVAARHRELGFHGDADFFGQSLAILVGDMALVWAEDMLQDSGLSPEALARARAPWRAMRREVIGGQMLDICLEAEGSEDATLADSVNRFKTAAYTIERPLHLGAAIAGAPEKLVAAFRGYGQDIGVAFQLRDDLLGVFGDPAVTGKPAGDDLREGKRTVLLSLALQRADASDPAAAAELRRLIGQTEDPAEIARMAQIIADSGAPDVVEQRINDLTRSGLDHLHNAQVSPEVTKTLEELAHKSTARRM